A region from the Thermoplasmatales archaeon genome encodes:
- a CDS encoding branched-chain amino acid aminotransferase → MVNEGRVWLDGQMMNYRDATVPILTHSLQYGSGIFEGIRSYSYGTTASIFRLQDHVERFFRSMKIYSMKTDFTKEEIVKAIVEVVSVNHLTDAYIRPFAFYNDDRIGLGTTGKKISVYIVAVPFKSYFSEQKSKGLRCKVSSWHRPGSSYLPIEAKASGNYLNSVLANREAVSAGYDEAILTSTSGYVSEGPGENIFLVSGNEIITPGRDSDILIGLTRDTVMKLAVDSGLTVTERFVHREELYTANELFFAGTAAEISPIVEVDGVSISGGVAGSITTKIAKLYNDTVTGKVKKYENWLTKIH, encoded by the coding sequence ATGGTAAATGAAGGCAGGGTATGGCTTGACGGGCAAATGATGAATTACCGTGACGCGACAGTTCCAATACTCACCCACTCACTCCAGTATGGCAGCGGGATTTTTGAGGGCATCAGGAGCTATAGTTATGGGACAACAGCATCCATATTCAGGCTGCAGGACCACGTTGAACGCTTCTTCAGATCCATGAAGATATATTCCATGAAAACGGACTTCACGAAAGAGGAAATCGTTAAAGCCATAGTAGAAGTCGTATCAGTCAATCATCTTACTGATGCTTACATCCGGCCGTTTGCCTTTTACAACGACGATCGTATCGGGCTCGGAACCACGGGTAAGAAAATCAGCGTTTACATTGTAGCGGTGCCGTTCAAGAGTTACTTCTCCGAACAAAAATCAAAGGGACTGAGATGCAAAGTATCATCCTGGCACAGGCCCGGATCTTCGTATCTGCCCATTGAGGCAAAGGCAAGCGGAAACTATCTCAACTCTGTTCTCGCAAACCGCGAAGCTGTATCTGCAGGCTACGATGAAGCAATACTCACGAGTACGTCCGGCTATGTTTCAGAGGGGCCTGGCGAAAACATTTTCCTTGTGTCGGGAAACGAGATTATAACCCCCGGAAGGGATTCAGACATTCTTATCGGCTTAACCAGGGATACCGTAATGAAACTGGCTGTGGACAGTGGGCTCACGGTCACAGAACGTTTTGTTCACCGGGAGGAATTGTATACCGCAAATGAGCTCTTTTTTGCGGGAACGGCAGCAGAAATTTCCCCGATTGTGGAAGTTGATGGAGTTTCAATATCTGGAGGGGTAGCAGGCAGTATTACCACAAAAATAGCAAAGCTCTATAATGATACGGTAACCGGCAAGGTGAAGAAATACGAAAACTGGCTGACCAAGATACACTAA
- a CDS encoding chorismate synthase, with protein sequence MGSNVRYTVFGESHGQAIGGVLDGMPSGFRVNLPEITKWMERRRPGQSEITTRRTEQDIVNIISGITNEYTNGGPIAYYIENSDAISEHYSELEFKPRPGHADITMYEKYGSHRAFAGGGFSSGRLTASLVAAGAMCMQVLDGLGIDIVSYIDRIGDVSLNAETKFDQDYPYSFKTRIPDNEKDNEAHQSIIRAMGEGDSLGSSIQTEVRGLKPGIGEPYFNSMESEISRMMFSIPGIKGIEFGRGFGFSGALGSQVKDEMYVKDGGVGFMANNNGGILGGISNGMPVKFRVAVKPTSSIRKEEKTVDLRDMTDSAIRIQGRHDPCIGIRALPVVQTSTAIVILDLIMTGGFAKKVIS encoded by the coding sequence GTGGGAAGCAACGTTAGGTACACTGTATTCGGCGAGTCACACGGCCAGGCCATTGGCGGCGTTCTTGACGGAATGCCATCGGGTTTTAGAGTGAACCTTCCGGAAATTACAAAATGGATGGAACGGAGAAGGCCCGGGCAAAGCGAAATCACCACACGTCGCACCGAGCAGGATATTGTGAATATAATCTCTGGAATTACCAATGAATACACCAATGGTGGACCGATTGCCTATTACATTGAAAATTCAGATGCGATAAGCGAGCATTACTCTGAACTGGAGTTCAAGCCGAGACCCGGACATGCGGATATAACCATGTATGAGAAATACGGCAGTCACCGGGCATTCGCCGGAGGCGGGTTTTCATCCGGAAGGTTGACCGCATCACTGGTCGCAGCTGGAGCGATGTGCATGCAGGTTCTTGACGGCCTTGGAATCGATATAGTGTCTTACATAGACCGGATCGGAGATGTATCCCTGAACGCTGAAACCAAGTTCGATCAGGATTATCCATACTCCTTCAAGACAAGGATTCCGGATAACGAGAAAGATAACGAGGCACACCAGTCAATAATCAGGGCAATGGGCGAAGGTGACAGCCTTGGGTCCTCAATTCAAACAGAAGTGCGTGGCCTGAAGCCTGGAATTGGCGAACCTTACTTCAATTCCATGGAGAGTGAGATCAGCAGGATGATGTTCTCCATACCAGGGATAAAAGGTATTGAGTTTGGCAGAGGGTTCGGCTTCTCCGGGGCTCTTGGCTCCCAGGTGAAGGATGAGATGTATGTGAAGGATGGAGGGGTTGGATTCATGGCAAATAATAACGGAGGGATACTAGGCGGAATCTCAAACGGAATGCCGGTAAAGTTCAGGGTAGCAGTCAAGCCGACTTCCTCCATCAGGAAGGAGGAAAAGACAGTCGATCTCAGGGATATGACAGATTCGGCGATCCGCATTCAGGGCAGGCATGATCCATGCATCGGTATCAGGGCGCTTCCCGTGGTACAGACTTCAACAGCAATCGTGATTCTTGATTTGATAATGACCGGAGGCTTTGCCAAAAAAGTGATCTCCTGA
- a CDS encoding putative membrane protein, which yields MSDNSAKHRSIEDLTRFVRGAPGWKFYIVPLIFIMGIDYLLIRSLRDVLIGIFLSFVFVLVFDRIFILLGKFVFPMRRIAYLDFVSFGIWTIIFWIVHFLNLLVGTESQVFFSIAFVSFFRLLIFYVYYSEKVTSLLLPSLNYTYAGIVSFAYIYGGYPLIIPFLLASLASALIAVVFTKIVLSKFSKDYGVSATKLLQFFLNFRSVGDTDQVGKEFFERIYRKEQVVPVKVIDILSGEKSKVTMVFPYVHPGPFGRLGCSDLPIRLQEKLPDIGRELMVFHTTTTHSNNCQGEDDIERLAEGIKKALSKIQYVDTMSRFRKLNAGKYSIGMIRIGDFGFGSIIPEREPFDDVELGEGMRVMESIKTHGARDFALIDAQNNFTKGAKELRDCDDLIKPFTREFGRNIPNSPAMIGFSSLKTGFPGLAGMGIQTLAFRTGERLDAIVLTDSNNITSSTIEKVRKKSANIVSNVEIYTTDNHIVNASTLDVFPLGIKGDIDLISELIVGTIKEAVKDVNEVKVGMGSANVMVKMGEENSYHKLTENVLSTVRKAKYAIAGTLPMALVISYLIFLVPFSLFF from the coding sequence TTGTCAGATAATTCAGCGAAGCATAGATCCATTGAAGACCTGACAAGGTTTGTCAGGGGAGCGCCCGGATGGAAGTTTTATATCGTTCCACTCATATTCATAATGGGCATCGACTATCTATTGATACGCTCACTGAGGGACGTGCTGATCGGGATATTTCTTTCATTTGTCTTTGTGCTTGTTTTTGACAGGATCTTCATCTTACTGGGTAAATTTGTCTTTCCAATGAGAAGGATCGCATACCTTGACTTTGTCAGCTTCGGCATCTGGACCATTATTTTCTGGATTGTACATTTCCTGAATTTGCTGGTTGGGACCGAAAGCCAGGTGTTCTTTTCAATAGCCTTCGTCTCTTTCTTCAGGCTGCTGATCTTCTATGTCTATTATTCCGAGAAAGTCACCAGCCTCCTGCTACCTTCTCTGAATTACACCTATGCCGGAATTGTGTCCTTTGCATACATATATGGAGGGTACCCGCTAATTATTCCTTTCTTGCTGGCCTCCCTCGCCAGCGCCTTAATCGCTGTGGTGTTCACAAAAATAGTGCTTTCAAAGTTTTCAAAGGATTATGGAGTAAGCGCTACAAAGCTGCTTCAGTTCTTTCTCAACTTCAGATCCGTTGGAGACACAGACCAGGTTGGGAAGGAATTCTTTGAAAGAATATACAGAAAGGAACAGGTCGTCCCGGTCAAGGTTATAGACATTCTGAGCGGAGAGAAATCCAAGGTTACCATGGTGTTTCCGTACGTACATCCCGGGCCATTTGGCCGTTTGGGATGCAGTGATCTGCCAATAAGGCTGCAGGAGAAATTACCGGACATTGGAAGGGAACTGATGGTATTCCATACAACTACAACCCATAGCAATAACTGCCAGGGAGAAGACGACATAGAACGACTTGCAGAGGGAATAAAGAAGGCTCTCAGTAAAATACAGTACGTGGACACGATGTCCAGGTTCAGGAAGCTTAATGCCGGAAAATACTCCATAGGAATGATACGTATCGGTGACTTCGGGTTTGGAAGCATAATTCCTGAGCGGGAACCATTCGATGATGTGGAACTCGGTGAGGGAATGAGGGTTATGGAATCCATCAAGACGCACGGGGCCCGCGATTTCGCGCTGATAGATGCACAGAACAATTTCACCAAAGGCGCAAAGGAGCTCAGGGACTGTGACGACCTCATAAAGCCATTCACCAGGGAGTTCGGCAGGAATATTCCTAATTCTCCGGCAATGATTGGGTTTTCGAGCCTTAAAACCGGCTTTCCAGGCCTGGCTGGCATGGGCATACAGACACTTGCCTTCCGAACCGGCGAGAGGCTGGATGCCATTGTTCTTACCGACTCGAACAACATAACGTCGTCAACAATAGAAAAGGTGAGGAAGAAGTCAGCAAATATCGTATCCAACGTTGAAATATATACTACCGATAATCACATCGTAAACGCCAGCACTCTTGATGTCTTTCCGCTCGGCATAAAGGGGGACATTGACTTGATATCTGAACTTATAGTAGGTACCATTAAGGAAGCCGTCAAGGATGTGAATGAAGTGAAAGTCGGGATGGGATCTGCCAATGTCATGGTAAAGATGGGAGAGGAGAACAGCTACCACAAGCTTACCGAGAATGTCCTCTCTACAGTCAGGAAAGCCAAGTACGCAATTGCCGGTACGCTGCCCATGGCGCTGGTCATTTCGTATCTGATCTTTTTAGTCCCATTCTCACTATTTTTCTGA
- a CDS encoding Transposase produces MNSEELFRRLLGLEEPWIIKEIKFDHQEKRVDIFIDFPKGSRFPCPVCGIPYGVHDTEERTWRHLNVFQYPTYVHAREPRIKCDQHGKKTADLPWARKGSGFSLHFEAMVVEMGKEMPVSSVARIVGINEDSVWRILKHYVDEARKDQDLSGISVLGIDEFSVEKHHVYVTLFYDIKNSRVIHIEEGKDSDVFMKFMQKNPFLDVRNIEHITMDMCPPYISGAKRYFPDSSIVFDHFHVIKMMNDALDRIRRKESRENEILKHTRYDWLKNFSDLLQKERDRLMSVKSLDLQTSHAYHFKIALQRLWQVNAGIAESYLRKWISWASRSRMPDIIKLGKTINRHLAGIMEAIRSGINSAVVEGLNNKIRTAFKRSYGFKAHEYRDTIIYLVAGGLKLPPQC; encoded by the coding sequence ATGAATTCTGAGGAACTGTTCAGGAGACTTCTAGGTTTAGAGGAGCCGTGGATCATTAAGGAAATAAAGTTCGATCACCAGGAAAAGAGGGTGGATATCTTCATAGATTTTCCGAAGGGATCTAGATTCCCATGCCCTGTCTGTGGAATACCATATGGAGTACACGACACTGAGGAACGCACATGGAGGCACCTGAACGTATTCCAGTATCCCACATACGTGCATGCAAGGGAACCCAGAATAAAATGTGATCAGCATGGAAAGAAGACCGCTGATCTGCCATGGGCAAGAAAGGGATCGGGATTCTCGCTGCACTTTGAAGCAATGGTTGTGGAGATGGGCAAAGAGATGCCGGTATCTTCAGTTGCAAGGATTGTGGGAATCAATGAGGATTCTGTCTGGAGAATCCTGAAACATTATGTGGATGAGGCCAGGAAAGATCAGGATCTCTCTGGCATATCAGTGCTGGGAATAGACGAATTCTCCGTGGAGAAGCATCATGTCTATGTTACTCTCTTTTACGACATAAAGAACAGCAGGGTCATACACATCGAGGAGGGAAAGGATTCCGATGTTTTCATGAAGTTCATGCAGAAGAATCCATTCCTTGATGTCAGGAACATAGAGCACATCACAATGGACATGTGCCCGCCATACATATCCGGCGCTAAACGGTATTTTCCGGATTCATCAATTGTCTTCGATCACTTCCACGTCATAAAGATGATGAATGATGCACTTGACAGGATCAGGCGTAAGGAGTCAAGGGAGAATGAAATCCTCAAACACACAAGATATGACTGGCTGAAGAATTTCAGTGATCTCTTACAAAAGGAGAGAGATCGCCTCATGTCCGTGAAATCCCTTGATCTGCAGACATCGCATGCATATCATTTCAAGATCGCCCTGCAGAGATTATGGCAGGTCAATGCAGGCATTGCTGAATCATACCTGAGGAAATGGATATCATGGGCATCCCGATCAAGGATGCCGGATATCATCAAGCTTGGAAAGACCATAAATCGGCATCTTGCTGGCATAATGGAAGCCATACGATCCGGAATAAATTCCGCTGTTGTTGAGGGACTGAACAACAAGATCCGGACAGCATTCAAGCGTTCTTATGGGTTCAAGGCCCATGAGTACAGGGACACGATCATCTATCTGGTGGCAGGAGGTCTGAAATTACCCCCACAATGTTGA
- the treT_1 gene encoding Trehalose synthase, which produces MRIGFFTETYYPTPDGVSHYLHDLKKELENRGHEVFVFSLSGDKNEANVLLSPSVPMFIYSQYRWPLNPIPFFLYEKVKSIPLDIIHIHDPFYMGSVGFRVAKHKKIPVIATFHTDFIRMKESIRVPFREQLFELSWRYNIYLYNRCDLVTAPSPSAVEFLKKNKISNVVELPLFVHTDRFKPSTSRDNKFIVQYIGRITKDKGIYNILEVADNFPRNDGVKFVISGTGPEEEPVKRMIRKMDLQDIVEMTGYLDEAGKMNALANASVFMHPSETDTFGIAVLEAMSCGKPAFVSSRFPLLNEGSSQNGMIGVDFSNPSAVAKKILDLKQDCNHHQELCGKARKYVSGNYNATAHAEMLEEHYSRLIKEHRSGTS; this is translated from the coding sequence ATGAGAATTGGTTTCTTCACGGAAACATACTATCCAACCCCTGACGGCGTGTCGCACTATCTTCATGATCTCAAGAAAGAGCTGGAAAATCGCGGGCATGAAGTATTTGTATTTTCATTGAGCGGTGACAAGAATGAGGCGAATGTACTCCTCAGCCCTTCCGTACCGATGTTTATCTATTCCCAGTACAGGTGGCCCCTCAACCCTATACCCTTTTTCCTTTACGAGAAGGTGAAGTCGATTCCACTGGACATTATCCACATTCATGATCCATTTTACATGGGATCTGTTGGGTTCAGAGTGGCAAAACACAAGAAGATACCGGTCATCGCAACGTTCCACACTGATTTCATAAGGATGAAGGAATCCATCCGGGTTCCATTCAGGGAACAACTTTTCGAACTATCATGGCGATACAATATATACCTTTACAACAGGTGCGACCTTGTTACCGCACCGAGCCCTTCTGCAGTTGAATTCCTGAAGAAAAACAAGATATCAAATGTAGTTGAGCTGCCGCTGTTTGTCCACACAGACAGATTCAAACCCAGCACTAGCAGGGACAATAAATTCATCGTACAGTATATAGGCAGAATAACGAAGGATAAGGGCATATACAATATACTCGAGGTTGCAGATAATTTTCCAAGAAATGACGGCGTAAAATTCGTGATTTCCGGAACGGGGCCGGAAGAAGAACCTGTCAAGCGGATGATCCGGAAAATGGATCTCCAGGACATTGTAGAGATGACAGGATACCTGGACGAGGCTGGCAAGATGAATGCCCTGGCCAACGCCTCTGTATTCATGCATCCTTCTGAAACCGATACGTTCGGCATAGCAGTTCTTGAGGCGATGTCCTGCGGCAAACCTGCATTTGTATCAAGCAGATTCCCCCTGTTGAATGAGGGTTCATCACAGAACGGGATGATAGGAGTCGACTTTTCAAACCCTTCGGCCGTGGCAAAGAAGATTCTGGATCTCAAACAGGATTGCAATCATCACCAGGAACTCTGCGGCAAGGCAAGGAAATATGTATCTGGCAACTATAACGCCACTGCGCACGCCGAAATGCTGGAGGAACATTACTCCAGACTTATAAAGGAACACAGATCCGGAACTTCATGA